The following are encoded together in the Notolabrus celidotus isolate fNotCel1 chromosome 9, fNotCel1.pri, whole genome shotgun sequence genome:
- the rnf10 gene encoding RING finger protein 10, producing MLESSTALCLELGLSTAHCTETNMEKNPNSNPSTKVPPRSSSTGPTPGESKPKTESKNNGGSKRYNRKREPTLPKTDSFPGTRRTNSQKSKNFDKRPPQRGGGRQYGVAGGGRREEVAETRRAEFSPAQFAGPKKISLNHLLNFTFEPRGGNGGIGDGGHACWGRRNKWGHKHKPFNKELFLQANCQFVVTDDQDYKAHFTDPDTLVNWDCVQQVCINSHEVPSCPICLYPPVAARITRCGHIFCWPCMLHFLSLSEKSWSKCPICYEAVQTADLKSVVAMETRQYVVGDEITMRLMRREKGALVAMPSSQWVKVEEPVRFGDASLSPYSKLLLASPAQVLSLLAEERAILEVKLSLEEDSQGCFIQSALCLLQEREELLLKKQKANAADVLDFSCLTLEEPSSPMEEVVTHTSSTKPVLQYASAFDDEVEEVAEVEEVEEVEEGAEVEEGAEALEAATAELPDPPEDVLECVLEEPLEAVMDEAPEPEPDDESPAHDAEARPSTSAVHGPYYYFYQADDCQQMFLHPVNVRCLLREYGSLEASPDSITAKVVEIVGHTVTEEIRRRHRYLAHLPLTCEFSICELALQPPILSKETLDTFADDLEKRKRLRQKKVRDEKRREKRIEIEENKKQGKYPEVHIGLENLHHFPAFGSPPHYSSPPVQPDFTFNPPSPLSSSPSSDGMRFPSLNGQSSSPIVGSVEDDSHCMSFAQMLRDGKARGDAGPRITPKKDKLLAPPTADSDGESDGSDRVPVPSFQNSFSQAIEKALLQLDSGPASAPQHVVEPDEKGGKKKKKKQKLLFSTSMVHTK from the exons ATGCTAGAGAGCTCGACAGCTCTCTGCCTGGAGCTCGGCCTCAGTACTGCTCACTGCACGGAGACAAACATGGAGAAAAACCCCAACAGCAACCCAAGCACCAAGGTTCCTCCCCGCTCAAGCTCTACAGGGCCCACACCGGGCGAATCTAAACCTAAAACAG agAGTAAAAACAATGGAGGCTCCAAGCGCTACAACCGCAAACGTGAGCCAACCTTACCTAAAACAGACAGTTTCCCAGGCACTCGCCGCACCAATTCACAGAAAAGCAAGAATTTTGACAAGAGACCCCCCCAGAGAGGTGGAGGACGACAGTACGGCGTTGCAGGTGGAGGACGACGCGAGGAG GTAGCAGAGACTCGCCGGGCCGAGTTTAGCCCGGCTCAGTTTGCTGGACCGAAGAAAATAAGCTTGAACCACCTTCTGAACTTCACCTTTGAACCACGTGGAGGTAATGGTGGCATTGGTGACGGAGGCCATGCCTGTTGGGGCCGTCGCAATAAGTGGGGCCATAAGCACAAGCCCTTCAACAAGGAGCTGTTTCTGCAGGCCAA ctgcCAGTTTGTGGTGACTGATGACCAGGACTACAAGGCTCACTTCACTGACCCAGACACTCTGGTGAACTGGGACTGTGTGCAACAAGTG tgcaTCAACAGTCATGAGGTGCCATCTTGTCCTATCTGCCTCTACCCTCCTGTGGCAGCCCGTATCACCAGGTGTGGACACATCTTTTGCTGGCCATGCATGCtgcacttcctgtctctgagtGAGAAGAGCTGGTCCAAGTGCCCGATCTGCTACGAGGCTGTTCAAACCGCTGACCTGAAGAG tgtggttGCTATGGAGACCAGGCAGTATGTGGTTGGTGATGAAATCACCATGCGACTGATGCGGAGGGAAAAGGGGGCTCTGGTGGCCATGCCAAGCTCTCAGTGGGTGAAGGTGGAGGAGCCTGTACGCTTCGGAG ATGCGAGTCTCAGCCCGTACTCCAAGCTGCTGCTGGCCTCCCCGGCACAGGTCCTTAGCCTGTTGGCAGAGGAGAGAGCAATCCTGGAAGTGAAACTCAGCTTGGAGGAGGACAGCCAAGGATGTTTCATCCAGAGTGCTCTTTGTCTTTTACAA GAGCGAGAAGAACTGCTGCTTAAGAAGCAAAAGGCAAATGCAGCAGATGTCCTGGACTTCTCCTGCCTGACCCTGGAAGAACCCTCTTCTCCTATGGAGGAAGTGGTTACACACACCAGCAGCACCAAG CCTGTACTGCAGTATGCCTCTGCATTTGATGATGAAGTGGAGGAGGTTGCAGAGGTTGAGGAGGTTGAAGAGGTTGAGGAGGGCGCAGAGGTTGAGGAGGGCGCAGAGGCCCTTGAGGCTGCGACTGCAGAGCTGCCAGACCCCCCTGAAGATGTTTTGGAGTGTGTCTTGGAGGAGCCTCTAGAGGCTGTGATGGATGAAGCTCCAGAGCCTGAGCCTGATGATGAGAGTCCTGCTCACGATGCAGAGGCCCGCCCCTCAACCAGTGCAGTGCATGGACCTTATTACTACTTCTACCAAG CTGACGACTGCCAGCAGATGTTCCTGCATCCTGTGAATGTACGCTGTCTGTTACGTGAATACGGCAGCTTGGAGGCCAGTCCTGACTCCATCACTGCCAAAGTAGTGGAGATAGTGGGACACACGGTCACTGAG GAGATCCGTCGCCGACATCGCTACCTAGCTCACCTGCCGCTCACATGCGAGTTCAGCATCTGTGAGTTAGCTCTACAGCCCCCAATCCTGTCCAAAGAAACTCTGGACACCTTTGCAG ATGATTTGGAGAAGAGAAAACGCCTGAGGCAGAAAAAAGTGAGGGATGAGAAGCGCAGAGAGAAGCGGATTGAAATTGAGGAGAACAAGAAGCAGGGTAAAT ATCCTGAAGTGCATATCGGATTAGAGAACCTTCACCATTTCCCGGCATTTGGTTCTCCGCCTCACTACAGCAGCCCTCCTGTTCAGCCTGATTTCACCTTCAACCCCCCTTCACCCCTCAGCAGCAGCCCCTCCTCAG atGGAATGAGATTCCCGAGTCTGAACGGGCAAAGCTCTTCACCTATTGTGGGTAGTGTGGAGGATGACTCCCACTGTATGTCCTTTGCACAG ATGTTGAGAGACGGGAAAGCTAGAGGTGATGCTGGGCCCAGGATCACTCCAAAGAAAG ATAAGCtgctagcgccccctacagcaGACAGCGATGGAGAGAGCGACGGGTCAGACCGCGTTCCTGTGCCCAGCTTCCAAAACTCCTTCAGTCAGGCCATCGAGAAAGCACTTCTCCAGCTAGACAGTGGTCCAGCATCTGCTCCACAACATGTGGTTGAGCCAG atgagaaaggaggaaagaagaaaaagaagaagcagaaactTCTTTTCAGCACATCCATGGTTCACACAAAGTAG
- the c9h12orf43 gene encoding protein CUSTOS, which produces MAAPIRKMVGVSDDSSSSDDEVLRRCQEAVWEAKVNKKKDGDNIVPQSKRVVVAEHEHDGNELQVTKGFQTHVAKKLGNYLDNCITEMQTENSTRVDSAKSEDDDDEGFRLFSSSVPGQKAEDPPAPVRRRPVPSSSDSDSEMEMKLKEAAVSIKDLLPSLSLPSTGQAPSAETPCSEKVKKKKKKKATEEEENHVVKKKKKRIPNQEDSDSVASLLNAQNNGEQEHTEVQVKRKKKKKKELNMTD; this is translated from the exons ATGGCGGCCCCCATCAGAAAGATGGTTGGTGTGTCTGACGACTCCAGCAGCAGTGACGACGAGGTGCTGAGGAGATGCCAGGAGGCTGTTTGGGAGGCTAAAGTTAACAAGAAGAAAG ATGGAGACAACATAGTACCACAGTCAAAGCG tgttgttgttgccGAACATGAACATGATGGAAACGAGCTCCAGGTCACAAAAGGGTTTCAAACACACGTAGCTAAAAAGTTGGGGAATTATCTTGACAA CTGTATAACAGAAATGCAGACTGAAAATTCAACCCGTGTTGACTCTGCAAAaagtgaggatgatgatgatgaag GATTTCGTCTGTTTTCTTCATCAGTCCCGGGACAAAAAGCTGAGGATCCTCCAGCACCTGTGAGGCGTCGGCCTGTACCCAGTTCaag tgacagtgacagtgaaATGGAAATGAAGCTGAAGGAGGCAGCAGTGTCCATCAAAGACCTCTTACCCTCGTTGTCCTTGCCTTCCACGGGCCAAGCTCCCTCTGCAGAGACTCCCTGCtcagaaaaagtaaagaaaaagaaaaagaagaaagcaacagaggaagaagagaaccATGTtgttaagaagaaaaaaaagaggatccCGAATCAAGAAGACAGTGACTCTGTAGCCTCTCTTCTGAATGCTCAAAACAATGGTGAACAGGAACACACAGAAGTACAGGTGAAacggaaaaagaaaaagaagaaagaattaAACATGACGGACTGA
- the pop5 gene encoding ribonuclease P/MRP protein subunit POP5 has protein sequence MVRVKLRYLLCEVNVSDRSRLLLLDDRAVAVAVKAAVARMHGDYGAALCRIRFSVKYLNALTGIVFLRFHKMFYRLLWSALPFITCIETRGQKIECFLNCLHVGGTIRTCQKFLVRYNTRQLHRMLPKCKNEEEKKHVREEILKCCLTEGKREEFVEESDSEEDEEQ, from the exons ATGGTGCGGGTGAAGTTAAG GTATTTGCTGTGTGAGGTCAATGTGTCAGACCGGAGTCGCCTGTTGCTGCTGGATGACCGAGCTGTGGCAGTGGCAGTGAAGGCAGCGGTGGCTCGTATGCATGGGGACTACGGGGCGGCTCTCTGCAGGATCAGATTCTCAG tgaAATATCTGAATGCTCTTACAGGAATAGTGTTCCTGCGTTTCCATAAAATGTTTTACAGACTTCTCTGGTCTGCATTACCTTTCATCACCTGCATAGAAACACGAGGGCAGAAAATCGAATGTTTTCTCAACTGTTTGCATGTAGGAG GAACCATTAGAACATGTCAGAAGTTTCTGGTCCGATACAACACCCGGCAGCTTCATCGAAtgcttccaaaatgtaaaaatgaag aagaaaaaaaacatgttcgtGAAGAAATTCTGAAATGCTGCCTCACAGAAGGAAAAAGGGAAGAATTTGTAGAAGAATCTGACagtgaggaagatgaagagcaaTGA
- the unc119.1 gene encoding protein unc-119 homolog B — protein MNGSRNKTAPTFKKSQTDSDPGSETTHRDRKTGGGGGGMLKKLKSRRSQTEKWPVVTEDELRALGGDISPDHVLGLRAVTEDYLCKPEDNIYNVDFTRFKIRDLETGTVLFEIAKPPQSGSVEGEDDAGDVDTNAGRFVRYQFTPAFLKLCTVGATVEFTVGDRPINSFRMIERHYFQGRLLKNFDFDFGFCIPNSRNTCEHIYEFPQLSDDLIRLMVAHPYETRSDSFYFVDNKLIMHNKADYAYDGGL, from the exons ATGAACGGCTCACGAAACAAAACGGCACCGACGTTTAAGAAGAGTCAGACGGACTCAGACCCCGGCTCAGAGACGacccacagagacagaaagactggaggaggaggaggaggaatgctGAAGAAACTGAAGTCGAGGCGCAGTCAGACGGAGAAGTGGCCTGTGGTCACAGAGGATGAACTCCGGGCTTTGGGAGGAGATATTTCCCCGGACCATGTCCTGGGGCTCCGGGCTGTCACGGAGG ACTATCTTTGCAAACCTGAAGACAACATCTACAACGTTGACTTTACACGTTTCAAAATCAGAGATCTGGAGACGGGAACGGTGCTGTTTGAGATTGCCAAACCTCCTCAAAGCG GTTCTGTGGAGGGTGAAGATGACGCTGGAGACGTAGACACCAATGCAGGGCGCTTTGTGCGATATCAGTTTACACCAGCCTTCCTAAAACTGTGTACTGTTGGTGCCAc TGTGGAGTTCACGGTAGGCGACCGACCCATTAACAGCTTTCGTATGATTGAGAGGCATTACTTCCAGGGACGCCTTCTCAAGAACTTTGACTTCGACTTTGGTTTTTGCATCCCTAACAGCCGCAACACATGTGAACACATTTATGAGTTTCCACAGCTTTCAGACGACCTCA TTCGCCTAATGGTGGCACACCCTTACGAGACCAGATCAGACAGTTTCTACTTTGTGGACAACAAACTCATCATGCACAATAAGGCAGACTATGCCTACGACGGTGGTTTGTAA
- the hnf1a gene encoding hepatocyte nuclear factor 1-alpha has translation MEERIEEKAKSRPSRLTALQEQLIWALLGSGMSRDVLVQALGELERERTSAGVERVERGDGESSEEGEMDFSPPIFREVEKLPPEEAAKLRAEVDHLVQGDPWHVAKMVKSYMQQHNLPQREVVESTGLNQSHLSQHLNKGTPMKNQKRAALYTWYVKKQCEISQQFTNAKHGLGAAEEQREENRKGRRNRFKWGPASLQILFHAYERQKNPSKEEREGLVEECNRAECLQRGVSPSQLAGLGSNLVTEVRVYNWFANRRKEEAFRHKLALDTPYANQSVSSHPNLPPSPEHGVKYSHQIMCDTVILGRSSERERVGRLVISPVQLEPSHTLLETHTPKQVSSSGPLPPVSTLTSLHSFSASPASSQSLIMASLPSVMSLGESSLLIGLASAQPQTVPVINNVGAGFTTLQPISFQQQLHGSPQQQLSQQLHSHMGASPFMATMAQLPCHMYNKSDSPQYHPSSLLPQAMVITDSNSLGTLTSLAAVRQILTADPEEQTDPPLQEDSLHLQPHTPVPASSESLELYPTSQSTDSHQSHLLSPSPTDISYIPSQMVSTAQ, from the exons ATGGAGGAGAGGATAGAAGAGAAGGCCAAGTCGAGGCCGAGCCGTCTGACTGCCctgcaggagcagctgatctgGGCTCTGCTGGGATCTGGAATGTCCCGGGATGTCCTGGTCCAGGCCTTGGGGGAGCTAGAGCGAGAAAGGACGAGCGCTGGCGTCGAGAGGGTAGAGAGGGGGGATGGAGAGAGCTCCGAGGAGGGAGAAATGGATTTCTCACCACCCATATTCCGAGAGGTGGAGAAGCTTCCCCCCGAGGAGGCGGCCAAATTGAGGGCTGAGGTTGATCATCTAGTGCA AGGGGACCCCTGGCATGTTGCAAAAATGGTGAAGAGCTATATGCAGCAGCATAACCTCCCTCAGAGAGAGGTGGTGGAGTCCACCGGATTAAACCAGTCCCACCTCTCACAGCACCTCAACAAAGGCACGCCCATGAAGAACCAGAAGAGAGCCGCTCTCTACACCTGGTACGTCAAGAAGCAGTGTGAGATCAGCCAGC AATTTACCAACGCCAAACACGGGCTGggagctgcagaggagcagagagaggaaaatagGAAAGGACGGAGGAACAGGTTCAAATGGGGTCCAGCATCCCTGCAGATCCTCTTCCATGCCTATGAGCGACAGAAGAACCCCagcaaggaggagagagaggggttaGTGGAGGAATGCAACAG AGCAGAATGTCTGCAGAGGGGGGTGTCTCCCTCACAGCTGGCTGGCCTGGGCTCAAATCTCGTCACCGAGGTGCGGGTTTACAACTGGTTTGCCAACCGCCGCAAAGAGGAGGCCTTCAGACACAAACTGGCCCTCGACACACCTTATGCAAACCAATCTGTGTCCTCTCACCCCAACCTGCCACCAAGTCCTGAGCATG GTGTTAAGTACAGCCATCAGATCATGTGTGACACCGTGATCTTAGGTAGAAGCAGTGaaagggagagagtgggacgtCTTGTGATCAGCCCTGTCCAACTGGAGCCCAGCCACACACTCCTTGAGACACACACCCCCAAACAG GTGTCCAGCAGTGGACCACTGCCCCCTGTTAGCACTCTGACCTCGCTGCACAGTTTTTCTGCCTCCCCGGCATCCTCACAGAGCCTCATCATGGCCTCCCTGCCTAGCGTCATGAGCCTAGGAGAATCCTCGCTTCTCATTG GTTTAGCTTCTGCGCAGCCTCAGACCGTGCCTGTTATCAACAATGTCGGCGCCGGTTTCACAACTCTACAGCCCATCTCATTCCAACAGCAGCTCCACGGCTCGCCACAGCAGCAATTATCACAGCAGCTCCACAGTCACATGGGTGCCAGTCCCTTCATGGCAACAATGGCACAGCTGCCATGTCACA TGTACAACAAGTCTGACTCGCCACAGTACCATCCATCCAGTCTGCTGCCTCAGGCCATGGTCATCACCGACAGCAACAGCCTTGGGACGCTGACCAGCCTGGCTGCTGTCAGACAG ATTCTAACTGCAGATCCTGAGGAACAGACTGACCCGCCCTTACAAGAAGACTCTCTGCAcctgcagccacacacacctgtgccaG CTTCTTCTGAGAGCCTCGAGCTGTATCCAACCTCTCAGTCAACAGATAGTCATCAGTCTCATCTGCTCTCACCTTCACCAACAGACATCTCATATATTCCTTCACAAATGGTGTCTACCGCACAGTAG